The Streptomyces sp. NBC_01775 genome includes a region encoding these proteins:
- a CDS encoding DUF6049 family protein: MDERVAEAAESQAPPGPGGTNRTGETGAAPRARKRSRLWNRRAATLVLVALPVLAGILAPSPVIAASSAAAAPATAAEAASKATASSKAAASSKIAAGSTIAADAKAKAGSKTTARSGTGSRSAEVSLNEVTPSVPKAGDTLTLTGTVTNTSRSTLSAGRLNPRIGPTLNSRSAIEQASRRKGYLSGADGNEVAGKHSVKLSGMAPGVTRSFTLKIPVSDLDLGPNGVYQLGVSLTAHTRARPYDQILGIGRTFLPWQRSDARHKSQLTYLWPLISTPRLTARTESDEQQTPVLRDDEPLIKELRPGGRLQQMVELGDDLPITWVIDPDLVATVDMMTRRYRVEKPGTDETKAGKGQEYASRWLNDLQKAVRGEEVVALPFADPDLASLAHRGKDVRGALSSLGSATTLGRRAVGTVLHIKPSTDFAWPYEGAVDSSIVDVATSAGAHNVIARSDSVRDSGLSYSPTAARPIGSGNTALVADARLSTAFRGDMSRSDASSRAVQQFVAQSLALSSQVPDRTRSVVVAPQRTPSVSQAQAMAEGIQALTGSGRWTQAGSLSDAAEAEPDPGAQNRMPSPASYPASLRKTELPTSAFEQVRRTKETLDDFKVILSRADRVVPPFGNAIDREVSNSWRGDSRGATGYRNGVQRYLLSLKRGVRLIQKSDITLSGREATIPVTVQNNLFQHVDGLDLELRSSRIGLDVGEVKRVRVDGEHSQSLKFDAAAKTNGRASVVAQLYTKEGKPYGKPMKFQVHVTSITSTVLLVIAGGVLLMVLAGIRMYTQRKRTGPPPDPDAPLELPDEDGDGDGDTEDGSGEKGEPDDEDESGDQDESGDESGNKSGDEDKSGDEEGSGDEDAGDPKDGKARGADAAGDGADTVRQNNNPPGAGEKVDR; the protein is encoded by the coding sequence ATGGACGAGCGCGTGGCCGAGGCGGCTGAGAGTCAGGCTCCCCCTGGTCCCGGGGGCACGAACCGCACCGGTGAGACGGGCGCCGCACCCCGGGCCCGAAAGCGGTCCCGCCTCTGGAACCGCCGGGCCGCCACCCTCGTGCTCGTCGCTCTCCCGGTGCTGGCGGGCATCCTGGCGCCGTCTCCCGTGATCGCCGCATCGTCAGCGGCAGCCGCCCCCGCCACGGCGGCAGAGGCGGCCTCCAAGGCGACGGCGAGCTCCAAAGCGGCGGCAAGCTCCAAAATCGCGGCGGGCTCCACGATCGCGGCGGACGCAAAGGCCAAAGCGGGCTCCAAGACCACAGCGCGCTCCGGCACCGGCTCCCGCAGCGCCGAGGTCTCCCTGAACGAGGTCACGCCCTCCGTGCCCAAGGCGGGCGACACCCTCACCCTCACCGGAACCGTCACCAACACCAGCCGCTCGACCCTCAGCGCCGGCCGCCTCAACCCCCGTATCGGCCCCACGCTCAACAGCCGCAGCGCCATCGAGCAGGCGTCGCGCCGCAAGGGCTACCTCTCGGGCGCCGACGGCAACGAGGTCGCGGGCAAGCACTCGGTGAAGCTCTCCGGCATGGCGCCCGGCGTCACCCGCTCCTTCACGCTCAAGATCCCCGTCAGCGACCTGGACCTCGGCCCCAACGGGGTGTATCAGCTCGGGGTCTCCCTCACGGCCCACACCAGGGCCCGCCCCTACGACCAGATCCTCGGTATCGGCCGCACCTTCTTGCCCTGGCAGCGGTCCGACGCCCGGCACAAGAGCCAGCTCACCTACCTGTGGCCGCTGATCTCGACGCCCCGCCTGACGGCGCGCACCGAGTCCGACGAGCAGCAGACTCCCGTCCTCCGCGACGACGAGCCCCTCATCAAGGAGCTGCGTCCGGGCGGGCGCCTCCAGCAGATGGTCGAGCTGGGCGACGACCTGCCGATCACCTGGGTCATCGACCCCGACCTGGTCGCCACCGTCGACATGATGACGCGCCGCTACCGGGTCGAGAAGCCGGGCACCGACGAGACGAAGGCGGGGAAGGGCCAGGAGTACGCGAGCCGCTGGCTCAACGACCTCCAGAAGGCCGTGCGCGGCGAGGAGGTCGTCGCGCTCCCCTTCGCCGATCCCGACCTCGCCTCGCTCGCCCACCGCGGCAAGGACGTGCGCGGCGCGCTCAGCTCCCTCGGCTCCGCGACGACGCTGGGCAGGAGGGCCGTCGGGACCGTTCTGCACATCAAGCCGAGCACGGACTTCGCCTGGCCCTACGAGGGCGCCGTCGACTCCTCCATCGTGGATGTCGCCACCTCGGCGGGCGCGCACAACGTGATCGCGCGCAGCGACAGCGTCCGCGACTCGGGCCTGTCCTACAGCCCCACGGCGGCCCGCCCCATCGGGAGCGGCAACACCGCGCTGGTCGCCGACGCGCGGCTGTCCACCGCGTTCCGCGGCGACATGTCGCGGTCCGACGCCTCCTCCCGCGCCGTCCAGCAGTTCGTGGCGCAGTCCCTCGCGCTCTCCAGTCAGGTGCCCGACCGCACGCGCAGCGTCGTGGTGGCCCCGCAGCGCACGCCGAGCGTCTCGCAGGCCCAGGCGATGGCCGAGGGTATCCAGGCGCTGACCGGGAGCGGGCGCTGGACGCAGGCCGGCAGCCTCTCCGACGCGGCCGAGGCCGAGCCCGACCCCGGCGCCCAGAACCGGATGCCCTCACCCGCCTCCTACCCCGCGTCCCTGCGCAAGACGGAGCTGCCGACCTCGGCCTTCGAGCAGGTGCGCAGGACGAAGGAGACGCTGGACGACTTCAAGGTGATCCTCAGCCGCGCCGACCGCGTGGTGCCGCCCTTCGGCAACGCCATAGACCGTGAGGTGTCCAACTCCTGGCGCGGCGACTCCCGGGGCGCCACCGGGTACCGGAACGGGGTGCAGCGGTATCTGCTGAGCCTGAAGCGGGGCGTCCGGCTCATCCAGAAGTCGGACATCACCCTTTCGGGCCGTGAGGCCACCATCCCGGTCACCGTGCAGAACAACCTCTTCCAGCACGTGGACGGCCTGGACCTGGAGCTGAGGTCGAGCCGTATCGGCCTGGACGTGGGCGAGGTGAAGCGGGTCAGGGTGGACGGCGAGCACAGCCAGTCCCTCAAGTTCGACGCCGCAGCCAAGACCAACGGCCGGGCCTCCGTCGTCGCGCAGCTGTACACGAAGGAAGGCAAGCCCTACGGCAAGCCGATGAAGTTCCAGGTCCACGTCACGTCGATCACCTCGACCGTGCTGCTGGTCATCGCGGGCGGCGTGCTGCTGATGGTGCTCGCGGGCATCCGGATGTACACCCAGCGCAAGCGCACCGGCCCGCCCCCCGACCCGGACGCCCCGCTGGAGCTGCCGGACGAGGACGGGGACGGCGACGGCGACACCGAGGACGGCTCCGGCGAGAAGGGCGAGCCGGACGACGAGGACGAATCCGGTGACCAAGACGAGTCCGGCGACGAGTCCGGAAACAAGTCCGGCGACGAGGACAAGTCCGGTGACGAAGAGGGGTCCGGGGACGAAGACGCCGGAGACCCCAAGGACGGCAAGGCCCGGGGCGCCGATGCGGCAGGTGACGGGGCCGACACCGTCCGCCAAAACAACAACCCCCCGGGCGCGGGTGAGAAAGTGGACCGTTGA